The following DNA comes from Amycolatopsis albispora.
GCCGCGGTTCTACGACGTGCACGCCGGGTCCGTCCACATCGGACAGGAGGACGTCCGCGACCTCCGGCTGAGCGAGTTGCGGCAGGCCATCGGCGTGGTGTTCGAGGAGGCCTTCCTGTTCTCCTCGTCGGTGCGCGACAACATCGCCTACGGCAAGCCGGACGCGAGTGACGAGGAGGTCGTCGCGGCGGCGAAGGCGGCCGAGGCGCACGAGTTCATCCAGCAACTGCCGGACGGCTACGACACGCTCGTCGGCGAGCGCGGGCTGACGCTGTCCGGCGGGCAGCGGCAGCGCCTTGGCCTGGCCCGCGCGCTGATCACCGATCCCCGCGTGCTGCTGCTGGACGACGCCACCTCCGCGGTGGACACCGTCACCGAGGCGGCGATCCACGAGACCCTGCGCTCGGTCACCGCCGGGCGCACCACGCTGCTGGTCGCGCACCGCCGGTCGACGCTGGCGCTGGCCGACCGGATCGCCGTGCTGGACGCGGGCCGCGTGGTCGACGTCGGCACCGCCGAGGAACTGGAGGAACGCTGCCAGCTGTTCCGCGAGCTGGTCGCGGGTCCCGATGAGAACGTCGAAGCGGTGCACCACTGCTCGCCGCTGCGCCGCAACGAAGACGGCATCACCCCGGAACTCTGGCCTGACGACGAGGACGAAGACGAGGTCGCGCGCTTGGCCGACGCCGCCGAGCAACGCACCACCACGCCGAGCGCGCGTGCGCTCAGCGGCCCGCGCGGCAGCGGCTCGCTCGACCTGCCGCCCACCGAGGAACTGATCGAGGGCGTGCGGAAGCTGCCGCCAGTGCGTGACGAACCTTCCCTGCACGGCATGGACGTGACCGCGCCAGATCCGCGGTTCCGGCTGTCCGGCATGCTGCGGCCGGTGCGCTGGCTGCTGGCCGGGGTGATCGCGCTGGTGGCGGCGGACGCGGGCGCGAGCATCGCCCTGCCCGCGCTGTACCAGCAGGGCGTCGATCGCGGGGTGGTCGCCGGTTCGGTCACCGCGATCTGGGTGGTCGCCGGGATCGGCGCACTGGTGATCGCGTTGAACTGGCTGGTGATCGCGGCGCAGACGCGGCTGACCGCGCGCAGCGGCGAGACCGTGCTGTACGCGCTGCGGGTGCGCAGTTACGCGCACCTGCAACGGCTCGGGCTCGACTACTACGAGCGCGAACTGTCCGGGAAGATCATGACCCGGATGACCACCGACGTGGACGCGCTGTCCACGTTCCTGCAGACCGGCCTGGCCACCGCGGTGGTCAGCGCGCTGACCCTGGTCGGCATTTCGGTGGCGCTGCTGGTGATCGACGTTTCGCTGGCGCTGTACGCGCTCGCCGTGCTGCCGGTGCTGCTGGTGGCCACGGTGATCTTCCGCAGGCTGGCGTCGGCGGCGTACACCGAGGCGCGGGAACGGGTCAGCGTGGTCAACGCGGACATGCAGGAAAACGTGTCCGGCGTCCGGGTCGCGCAGGCGTACACACGCGAGGAGCGCTCGGCGGAGTCGTTCGCCTCCAAGAGCGATGCCTACCGCCGGTCGCGGCTGCGCGCGCAGCGCTACATCGCGACGTACTTTCCTTTGGTGACCATGCTTTCCGGGGTGGCGGAGGCGGTGGTGCTGGTCGCCGGCGCGAACCGCGTGGCCGAGGGCACGCTGTCGGCCGGGGTGCTGCTGGCCTTCCTGCTCTACCTCGGGCAGTTCTTCTCGCCGATCCAGCAGCTGTCGTCGGTGTTCGACGGCTACCAGCAGGCGAAGGTGGGCCTCAAGCGCATCGGCGACCTGCTGCGCACGCCGAGTTCGGTGCCCGCGGCGGAAAACCCGCGTCCCGTGCCCGAGCGGCTACGTGGCGAGGTGACCTTCGACTCCGTCGATTTCGCTTACGCGGGAACGGATTCGAAGGCGCTGTCAGCGGTGTCGCTCGATGTGCGCCCCGGCGAAACCATCGCACTGGTCGGCGCCACCGGTGCCGGGAAGTCGACCGCGGTGAAACTGGTCGCCCGCTTCTACGACGCGACGGGCGGCGTGGTGCGCATCGACGGCGTGGACGTCCGGGAGTACGACCTGACCGCACTGCGGGGGAGGATGGGCGTAGTGCCGCAGGAGGCGCACCTGTTCTCGGGCACGGTCGCGGACAACGTGCGGTACGGCCGCCCGTCGGCCACGGATGCCGAAGTGGAAGCCGCCGTGCGCGCGGTGGGCGCGCTGGAGGGCGTCGCCGCCCTGCCGCAAGGCTTCCGGCAACCGGTCGGCGAACGAGGCCGCTCACTGTCGGCGGGCCAGCGGCAACTGGTCGCACTGGCGCGCGCGGAACTCGTGGACCCGGACATCCTCCTCCTGGACGAGGCCACGGCCGCGCTGGACCCGTCCACCGAAGCCGCCGTCCTGGCCGCCACCGACCACATCACCCGCCGACGCACCACCTTCGTCGTCGCGCACCGCCTCGCCACCGCCGCCCGAGCCGACCGCATCGCCGTCCTGGACCACGGCCGCATCGTCGAAGAAGGCCCGCATGCCCAACTCCTCACCACCTCCGGCCCCTACTCCCACCTGTGGCGCCTAAGCACCTAACCCACCCCGCCGCCCCGTTACCTTTTTCGTAGCTCCTGATCAAGGAGTCGTGGTCGCCAGGTCCGGCATGACTGACGCCCCCAGTCGAGCGCATGATCCGGGGGGTGGTGTCACCGGACCTGGTGGCATCGAGGGACCGCTGATAGGGACACGGCCGCCCGCCGGGCAGGTCTCGTCGTAACGTGGGTGCCGGCCGTCGATGCCCGACCGGCGACCACCCGCGACGAACGAACGGCAGGACGGATGACCAGCGGTTACCAGGTGTTCCTCGGCCTGGACGTCGGCAAGGGCGAACACCACGCCGTCGGCCTGGACCCGGCGGGCAAGCGGCTTCACGACGCGCCGCTGCCCAACAGCGAACCGAAGCTGCGGGCGCTGTTCGACAAGCTCGCCGCGCACGGGCCGTTGCTGGTGGTGGTCGATCAACCGGCGA
Coding sequences within:
- a CDS encoding ABC transporter ATP-binding protein, translated to MTTAPPLPRTEAPPELPEPPRPGWIRRLAAACWRHRALVVLSLCAAVLGVGLQAVGPLVVRAAVDDAVAGQTARLGLLAALLIGLQALSFGTAFLRRYVGGRLALDVQHDLRQAVFGAVSRLDGGKQDSLRTGQIASRAITDLQLVVSILMQVPLSAGSVIFALLALGAMLWMSPLLTVIALVVAPAVAIVVALSRRRLFPATWSAQQRAADLAQHVEETVTGVRVVKGFGQEAREVARLERTARKLFGERLRAARLSSFPAATTAALPAAGQVAVLGVGGMLALNGEVSLGTFLAFATYVSALIGPARMLSSLIVQAQLTRAGAERVYELIDAQPEVTEKPDARPLPSGPLDIRFDDVSFGYTRAEPVLDGLSLHARPGETLALVGTAGSGKSTISLLLPRFYDVHAGSVHIGQEDVRDLRLSELRQAIGVVFEEAFLFSSSVRDNIAYGKPDASDEEVVAAAKAAEAHEFIQQLPDGYDTLVGERGLTLSGGQRQRLGLARALITDPRVLLLDDATSAVDTVTEAAIHETLRSVTAGRTTLLVAHRRSTLALADRIAVLDAGRVVDVGTAEELEERCQLFRELVAGPDENVEAVHHCSPLRRNEDGITPELWPDDEDEDEVARLADAAEQRTTTPSARALSGPRGSGSLDLPPTEELIEGVRKLPPVRDEPSLHGMDVTAPDPRFRLSGMLRPVRWLLAGVIALVAADAGASIALPALYQQGVDRGVVAGSVTAIWVVAGIGALVIALNWLVIAAQTRLTARSGETVLYALRVRSYAHLQRLGLDYYERELSGKIMTRMTTDVDALSTFLQTGLATAVVSALTLVGISVALLVIDVSLALYALAVLPVLLVATVIFRRLASAAYTEARERVSVVNADMQENVSGVRVAQAYTREERSAESFASKSDAYRRSRLRAQRYIATYFPLVTMLSGVAEAVVLVAGANRVAEGTLSAGVLLAFLLYLGQFFSPIQQLSSVFDGYQQAKVGLKRIGDLLRTPSSVPAAENPRPVPERLRGEVTFDSVDFAYAGTDSKALSAVSLDVRPGETIALVGATGAGKSTAVKLVARFYDATGGVVRIDGVDVREYDLTALRGRMGVVPQEAHLFSGTVADNVRYGRPSATDAEVEAAVRAVGALEGVAALPQGFRQPVGERGRSLSAGQRQLVALARAELVDPDILLLDEATAALDPSTEAAVLAATDHITRRRTTFVVAHRLATAARADRIAVLDHGRIVEEGPHAQLLTTSGPYSHLWRLST